A part of Macrobrachium nipponense isolate FS-2020 chromosome 26, ASM1510439v2, whole genome shotgun sequence genomic DNA contains:
- the LOC135200382 gene encoding mucin-5AC-like — MTLERPSFIKSYVNTLFQATLLMGACFEHLRGIVVITPAPIRLLNDTAGDNCSDSLNGLPRVSVAPASINYTGLFPRQWINKTSGILSTTTTAAAATGLDISNETTESGPVLTGELDFPEQTREAETSSTPQESPVTTTSTMPDDSSLDEIRTLSSTLVPFASPLSSVNLTLTSHERELNKITTTTYPLQTLTSTSSELELRTTTTTPHPVETPKMPPAPKTPVLNLKPISSNPKDSFYKPLVVPQTFTMKSTFPVKRQASSVQAKATRVHSTDTVSPKKPLKLNNKSKAASSKDVLNNNITPEHSPKNTAGLNKYSALLSKLNFLPSDKKLPANGKSTESPDTPTVKEIKSYHSSKNSTANVTDTPRALTSFVTTSFFSLISHVTAALAPLHLPGTTEAAFYKSTNSNVSAPTNSTLSESAHLNLAVATNSYISEPTHSNLPVHTQPKTSEPTHANLPEPTEESATHSNDSSDQLITPSFVNIKKARPVDPRSLEKEMYTVLASRLPLALDPDLLYLWRAPYLQRLKHTNHEMVDVILQSDVRTPPGSAECPLAYQKVVLLNLQRMLGLLLLSLPQSLKEVEEVLWDPDLENYLFRPQGKAILDVNTCKGSCYTMDSLGICREIFFCKDGATPGIAPRLTPEQLQKLLAAASG, encoded by the exons ATGACGCTAGAACGCCCGTCTTTCATCAAGAGCTACGTCAACACGCTCTTTCAGGCGACACTCTTAATGGGCGCGTGCTTCGAACACCTCCGGGGCATCGTGGTCATCACGCCCGCGCCCATTCGCCTCCTCAACGATACGGCAG ggGACAACTGCTCCGATAGCCTGAACGGCCTACCACGAGTGTCAGTCGCTCCGGCTTCCATCAACTACACTGGATTATTTCCACGGCAGTGGATAAACAAAACGTCTGGAATcctatcaacaacaacaacagcagcagcagcaacagggtTAGACATCAGTAATGAGACAACAGAAAGTGGTCCCGTCTTGACTGGAGAACTGGACTTTCCAGAACAAACAAGAGAGGCCGAGACTTCATCCACACCACAAGAGAGCCCTGTCACAACCACTTCCACGATGCCTGATGACAGTTCATTGGATGAAATCAGAACCCTCAGTTCGACGTTGGTGCCATTTGCATCTCCTCTCAGCAGCGTCAATCTCACACTGACCTCGCATGAAAGAGAACTGAATAAAATTACCACTACAACCTACCCCTTACAGACTCTTACTTCAACATCATCTGAACTGGAACTGAGGACGACTACCACTACACCACATCCCGTTGAGACTCCTAAAATGCCTCCTGCGCCTAAAACACCTGTCTTGAATCTAAAACCTATCTCTTCAAACCCTAAAGACTCTTTTTACAAGCCCTTAGTGGTCCCTCAGACGTTCACAATGAAGTCCACCTTCCCAGTGAAGAGACAAGCATCTTCAGTGCAAGCCAAAGCTACACGGGTCCATTCGACTGACACTGTAAGTCCGAAGAAGCCACTTAAGCTCAACAACAAAAGTAAAGCAGCATCATCGAAAGATGTGTTAAACAACAACATCACACCTGAGCATTCACCAAAAAATACAGCAGGCTTAAACAAATATTCAGCCCTTCTGAGTAAACTGAACTTCCTGCCTTCTGATAAAAAGCTTCCAGCAAATGGCAAGTCCACAGAAAGTCCAGATACACCGACAGTTAAAGAAATAAAGAGTTATCACAGCTCCAAGAATTCCACTGCCAACGTTACAGATACACCACGCGCACTAACATCCTTCGTTACCACCTCCTTTTTCAGCCTGATTTCACATGTAACAGCAGCTCTTGCGCCACTGCATCTTCCTGGAACAACTGAAGCAGCTTTTTACAAGTCCACGAATTCAAACGTGTCAGCACCCACAAACTCGACTTTGTCAGAATCCGCACATCTAAACTTGGCCGTAGCCACGAATTCGTACATTTCAGAACCCACACACTCAAACTTGCCAGTACATACGCAACCCAAAACGTCAGAACCAACGCATGCTAACTTGCCAGAACCAACAGAGGAATCTGCGACACATTCCAATGATTCCTCGGATCAGCTAATTACTCCTTCCTTTGTCAACATCAAGAAAGCTCGGCCGGTTGATCCAAGGTCTCTGGAAAAGGAAATGTACACTGTACTGGCTTCTCGGCTTCCACTGGCTCTAGACCCGGACCTTTTATACTTATGGAGGGCAC CATACCTGCAGCGACTCAAGCACACCAACCACGAAATGGTCGATGTGATCCTCCAGTCCGACGTCCGGACGCCGCCGGGATCGGCGGAATGCCCGCTGGCGTATCAGAAAGTTGTCCTGCTCAACCTCCAAAGAATGCttggtctcctcctcctctccttgccCCAGTCCTTGAAGGAAGTCGAGGAAGTTTTGTGGGACCCCGACCTCGAGAACTATCTCTTCAGGCCACAAG